A stretch of Mesorhizobium sp. M2A.F.Ca.ET.046.03.2.1 DNA encodes these proteins:
- a CDS encoding ligase-associated DNA damage response DEXH box helicase produces MTEQPRLAEQNAAVLLPEPFVKWFGQKGWSPRAHQLELLAKAQSGQSVLLIAPTGAGKTLAGFLPSLTELANRPKRKPGQARRAIHTLYISPLKALAVDIERNLGKPVEEIGLPVTIETRTGDTPSHKRQRQKLAPPDILLTTPEQLALLIASNDARRFFEDLRYVVFDELHSLVTSKRGHLLALGLARLRAFVPDLQTIGLSATVAEPDELRRWLVSQASPGAMSELIVVTGGAKPDISILDSEERVPWAGHSARYATPEIYREIKRHKTTLLFVNTRSQAELLFQELWRVNEDTLPIALHHGSLDVAQRRRVEKAMGENALRAIVATSTLDLGIDWGDVDLVVHVGAPKGASRLAQRIGRANHRMDEPSKAILIPANRFEVLECRAALDANYLGAQDTPPLVNGGLDVLAQHVLGCACGAPFHADALFDEVRTAAPYASLDRPTFDRVIDFVATGGYALRNYERYARIRQTREGLWRVSNPAVAQQYRLNVGTIIEVPALNVRYVQAGSRGAASRGGRVLGKIEEAFLETLTHGDTFMFAGKILRFEGIRENECFVSNAPGSDAKVPYYGGGKFPLSTYLAEQVRAMLDDPQRWKKLPEQVADWLRFQADKSILPKRDDLLIETFPRGNRYYLVAYPFEGRLAHQTLGMLLTRRLDRAGAKPVGFVATDYALAIWSLADMGWMFKNRKPSLATLFDQDMLGDDLEAWFADSWLLKRTFRNCALISGLIEKRHPGKEKSGRQVTVSTDLIYDVLRSHEPDHILLQATRTDAATGLLDVSRLAEMLSRIRGRIMHKNLEQISPLAVPIMLEIGKMPVNGEADETLLMDAATLVEEAMGPEMID; encoded by the coding sequence GTGACCGAGCAGCCGCGCCTTGCCGAACAGAACGCCGCCGTCCTGCTGCCTGAGCCATTCGTCAAATGGTTCGGCCAAAAGGGCTGGTCGCCGCGTGCCCATCAGCTCGAGCTGCTGGCGAAGGCGCAAAGCGGCCAATCGGTGCTGCTGATCGCGCCGACCGGCGCCGGCAAGACGCTGGCCGGCTTCCTGCCGTCGCTCACCGAGCTCGCCAACCGTCCCAAGCGCAAGCCTGGCCAGGCCCGTCGCGCCATCCACACGCTCTACATCTCGCCGCTGAAAGCGCTGGCCGTCGATATCGAGCGCAATCTCGGCAAGCCGGTCGAGGAGATCGGCCTGCCCGTCACCATCGAGACCCGCACCGGCGACACGCCTTCGCACAAGCGCCAGCGGCAGAAGCTGGCGCCACCCGACATTCTGCTCACCACGCCAGAGCAGCTCGCGCTGCTGATCGCCTCGAACGACGCGAGGCGCTTCTTCGAAGACTTGCGCTATGTCGTGTTCGACGAGCTGCATTCGCTTGTCACCTCGAAGCGCGGGCATCTCCTGGCGCTTGGCCTGGCGCGGCTGCGCGCTTTCGTTCCCGATCTCCAGACCATCGGCCTGTCGGCAACGGTCGCCGAGCCCGACGAATTGCGGCGCTGGCTGGTCAGCCAGGCTTCTCCCGGTGCCATGTCCGAGCTCATCGTCGTCACGGGTGGCGCCAAGCCCGATATCTCGATCCTTGATTCCGAAGAGCGCGTTCCCTGGGCCGGCCATTCGGCCCGCTACGCCACGCCGGAAATTTACCGCGAGATCAAGCGGCACAAGACCACGCTGCTCTTCGTCAACACCCGCAGCCAGGCCGAGCTGCTGTTCCAGGAACTATGGCGCGTCAATGAGGATACCTTGCCGATCGCCCTCCATCACGGCTCGCTGGACGTCGCCCAGCGCCGCCGCGTCGAGAAGGCAATGGGCGAGAATGCATTGCGCGCCATCGTTGCCACCTCGACGCTCGATCTCGGCATCGACTGGGGCGATGTCGACCTAGTCGTGCATGTCGGCGCGCCGAAGGGCGCCAGTCGTCTGGCACAACGCATCGGCCGCGCCAACCATCGCATGGACGAGCCGTCGAAGGCGATCCTCATCCCCGCAAACCGCTTCGAGGTTCTGGAATGCCGCGCCGCGCTCGACGCCAACTATCTCGGCGCCCAGGACACGCCGCCATTGGTCAATGGCGGGCTGGACGTCTTGGCGCAGCACGTGCTGGGCTGCGCCTGCGGCGCGCCGTTCCATGCCGACGCACTGTTTGATGAGGTAAGGACCGCCGCGCCTTACGCCAGCCTGGACAGGCCGACATTCGACCGGGTCATCGACTTCGTCGCCACCGGCGGCTACGCGCTCAGGAATTACGAGCGCTACGCGCGCATCCGGCAGACCAGGGAGGGCTTGTGGCGGGTTTCAAATCCGGCCGTCGCCCAGCAATACAGGCTCAATGTCGGCACCATCATCGAAGTGCCGGCGCTCAATGTACGCTACGTCCAGGCCGGCAGCCGGGGGGCAGCCTCGCGCGGCGGCAGGGTGCTGGGAAAGATCGAGGAAGCATTCCTGGAGACTTTGACCCATGGCGACACCTTCATGTTCGCCGGCAAGATCCTGCGCTTCGAAGGCATTCGCGAGAACGAGTGCTTCGTCTCGAACGCGCCGGGCAGCGATGCGAAAGTGCCCTACTATGGCGGCGGCAAATTCCCGCTTTCGACCTACCTGGCCGAGCAGGTCCGAGCCATGCTCGACGATCCGCAACGCTGGAAGAAGCTACCCGAGCAGGTTGCGGATTGGCTGCGGTTCCAGGCGGACAAGTCCATCCTGCCGAAACGCGACGACCTGCTGATCGAGACTTTTCCGCGCGGCAACCGCTACTACCTCGTGGCCTATCCGTTTGAGGGCAGGCTTGCTCACCAGACGCTCGGCATGCTGCTCACCCGCCGGCTCGATCGCGCGGGCGCGAAGCCGGTCGGTTTCGTGGCCACCGACTATGCGCTGGCCATCTGGTCGCTGGCCGACATGGGCTGGATGTTCAAGAACAGAAAACCGTCGCTGGCCACGCTGTTCGATCAAGACATGCTGGGCGATGATCTCGAAGCCTGGTTTGCCGACAGCTGGCTCTTGAAGCGCACCTTCCGCAACTGCGCGCTGATTTCCGGACTGATCGAAAAACGCCACCCCGGCAAGGAGAAAAGCGGCCGCCAGGTGACCGTCTCGACCGACCTGATCTATGACGTGCTGCGCAGCCATGAACCCGACCATATTCTGCTGCAGGCCACCCGCACCGACGCTGCGACCGGGTTGCTCGATGTCAGCAGACTTGCCGAGATGCTCTCGCGCATTCGCGGTCGAATCATGCATAAGAATCTCGAACAGATATCGCCGCTCGCCGTGCCGATCATGCTCGAAATCGGCAAGATGCCGGTGAATGGCGAGGCAGACGAGACGTTATTGATGGATGCCGCCACCCTTGTCGAAGAGGCCATGGGGCCGGAGATGATCGACTGA
- a CDS encoding NlpC/P60 family protein, protein MTARDARLHAFRSDLADARLKGEVAADRFVTGRPARITASVADLRKAPRPDAGVNTQALFGDDVLVFEDAEGWAWVQAERDGYVGYVADNLLGARDHAPSHIVCVPRTFLYPGPDLRFPLSGQLSMGSTVTVSGSAETRGTHYALLPSGQAIIAGHLRPIAELADDYVTVAESFLGTPYLWGGVSGFGIDCSGLVQLAMRMTGKDVLRDSDMQAASIGTPFEPGPDYTGLQRGDLVFWKGHVATMTDERDMIHANGHTMLVSREGLKEAVERIGYLYGGPTGFRRP, encoded by the coding sequence TTGACCGCAAGGGATGCCCGCCTTCACGCCTTCCGCTCCGACCTTGCCGATGCGAGGCTGAAAGGCGAAGTTGCCGCCGACCGCTTCGTCACCGGCCGCCCGGCGCGGATCACGGCCTCGGTCGCCGACCTGCGCAAGGCGCCGCGCCCCGATGCGGGCGTCAACACGCAGGCGCTGTTCGGCGACGACGTGCTCGTCTTCGAGGACGCGGAAGGCTGGGCCTGGGTGCAGGCCGAGCGCGACGGCTATGTCGGCTATGTGGCGGACAATCTTCTTGGCGCGCGCGACCATGCTCCGAGCCACATCGTCTGCGTGCCGCGCACCTTCCTCTATCCCGGGCCGGATCTGCGCTTTCCGCTCAGCGGGCAGCTGTCGATGGGCTCGACCGTGACCGTGAGCGGCTCGGCCGAGACGCGGGGCACGCATTATGCGCTGCTGCCCTCCGGCCAGGCGATCATCGCCGGCCATCTGCGGCCGATCGCCGAGCTGGCCGACGACTATGTCACCGTCGCCGAAAGTTTTCTCGGCACGCCCTATCTCTGGGGCGGCGTCTCCGGCTTCGGCATCGACTGCTCCGGCCTTGTGCAATTGGCGATGCGCATGACCGGCAAGGATGTGCTGCGCGACTCCGACATGCAGGCGGCGTCGATCGGCACGCCCTTCGAGCCGGGTCCGGACTATACCGGCCTCCAGCGCGGCGACCTCGTGTTCTGGAAAGGCCATGTGGCGACCATGACCGACGAAAGGGACATGATCCACGCCAACGGCCACACCATGCTGGTCTCGCGCGAAGGGCTGAAGGAAGCGGTCGAGCGCATCGGCTATCTCTATGGTGGCCCAACCGGGTTCAGGAGGCCGTGA
- a CDS encoding MarR family winged helix-turn-helix transcriptional regulator yields the protein MSISMRPSQALRLWQQVMLAQVRDGEPDLTMRQTAILFTIYLDPPPHTVRGLAAKLNVTKPVITRALDTMGALKLVSRHRDELDKRNVLIRRTVEGALFVERFGDGIVARAYELPI from the coding sequence ATGTCGATCTCGATGCGCCCGAGCCAGGCCTTGCGACTGTGGCAGCAAGTGATGCTGGCCCAGGTGCGCGATGGCGAGCCCGATCTCACCATGCGCCAGACGGCGATCCTGTTCACCATCTATCTCGATCCGCCGCCGCACACGGTGCGAGGGCTTGCGGCAAAACTCAACGTCACCAAGCCGGTCATCACCCGGGCGCTGGACACCATGGGCGCGCTGAAGCTCGTCTCGCGCCACCGCGACGAGCTCGACAAGCGCAACGTGCTGATCCGCCGCACGGTGGAAGGCGCGCTCTTTGTCGAGCGCTTCGGCGATGGTATCGTCGCCAGGGCGTACGAACTGCCCATCTGA
- a CDS encoding leucyl aminopeptidase family protein, which translates to MPVELVEQKPQAALPVYLVAKDALEAAALPPPAIAWARANGFSGEAGRTLVLPGEGGGLAGALFGIGDGESALALGALARSLPEGDWHFASAPAQPDLAALALVLGGYVYTRYGKRPGKALRFALPEGANAAHVRRVADSVFLTRDLVNTPTSDLGPVELEEAARQLAAAHAADISAIHGDDLLARNFPMIHAVGRASADAPRLIDMSWGPSAAPKVTLVGKGVCFDTGGLDIKPSSGMLLMKKDMGGAANVLGLASMIMAAKLNVRLRVLIPAVENSIAGNAFRPGDVLKSRKGITVEIGNTDAEGRLILADALALADEEQPALLVDMATLTGAARVALGPDLPPFYTADETLAADIAAASMAVEDPLWRMPLWRPYDAKLSSKIADINNVTTDGFAGSITAALFLKRFVEKTHSWAHFDIFAWNPADRPHGLTGGEAQGIRALERIITQRFA; encoded by the coding sequence ATGCCTGTCGAACTCGTCGAACAAAAGCCGCAAGCCGCCTTGCCTGTCTATCTGGTGGCAAAGGACGCCCTTGAAGCCGCGGCATTGCCGCCGCCCGCCATCGCCTGGGCAAGAGCCAACGGTTTTTCCGGCGAGGCAGGGCGCACGCTCGTCCTGCCGGGCGAGGGCGGCGGTCTCGCCGGCGCGCTGTTCGGCATCGGCGACGGCGAAAGCGCTTTGGCCCTCGGCGCGCTCGCAAGATCGTTGCCGGAGGGCGACTGGCATTTCGCGTCGGCTCCCGCGCAGCCCGATCTCGCCGCGCTCGCGCTGGTCCTGGGCGGCTATGTGTATACGCGCTACGGCAAGAGGCCGGGCAAGGCCTTACGCTTCGCGCTTCCGGAGGGCGCGAACGCCGCGCATGTCCGCCGCGTCGCCGATAGCGTGTTCCTGACGCGCGATCTCGTCAACACGCCGACCAGCGACCTCGGTCCGGTCGAACTGGAAGAAGCCGCCCGGCAACTGGCGGCCGCCCATGCCGCCGATATTTCCGCAATCCACGGCGACGATCTTCTGGCGCGGAATTTCCCGATGATCCACGCTGTTGGCCGGGCTTCCGCCGATGCGCCGCGGCTGATCGACATGAGCTGGGGACCGAGCGCTGCGCCGAAGGTGACGCTGGTCGGCAAAGGCGTCTGCTTCGACACCGGCGGCCTCGACATCAAGCCGTCGTCCGGCATGCTTCTGATGAAGAAGGACATGGGCGGCGCCGCCAATGTGCTGGGCCTCGCTTCCATGATCATGGCGGCGAAACTGAATGTCCGGCTGCGCGTGCTGATCCCCGCCGTCGAGAATTCGATCGCCGGCAATGCCTTCCGTCCTGGCGACGTGCTGAAGAGCCGCAAGGGCATCACGGTCGAGATCGGCAACACGGACGCTGAAGGCAGGCTGATCCTGGCCGACGCGCTGGCGCTGGCCGATGAGGAACAGCCCGCCTTGCTGGTCGACATGGCGACGCTGACGGGCGCTGCCAGGGTCGCGCTCGGCCCCGATCTGCCGCCTTTCTACACCGCCGACGAGACGCTCGCGGCCGACATTGCCGCAGCCTCCATGGCGGTCGAGGATCCGCTGTGGCGAATGCCGCTATGGCGTCCCTATGATGCGAAGCTTTCCTCAAAGATCGCCGACATCAACAATGTCACCACGGACGGTTTTGCCGGCTCGATCACCGCGGCGCTTTTCCTCAAGCGCTTCGTCGAGAAGACCCACAGCTGGGCGCATTTCGACATCTTCGCCTGGAACCCGGCCGACCGCCCCCACGGCCTGACCGGCGGCGAGGCGCAGGGCATTCGGGCGCTCGAGCGGATAATTACGCAGCGATTTGCCTGA
- a CDS encoding tetratricopeptide repeat protein, whose amino-acid sequence MPIKALNHRAKRLISTAFMAALAASVAGCGSTSQMTTGSISRSDRRPLETMSAGELHTATSRLGESYARNPNDKRMAMNFAAALQMDGDADQSLAVMRKLAIAYPKDREVLAAYGKALAANGQFEPALDAVRRAQTPEYPDWKLVSAEAAILDQMGQKDEARQDYRKALELKPNEPSVLSNLGMSYVLEGDLRTAETYMRSAAQQPSADSRVRQNLALVVGLQGRFDEAEKIASQELSPEQAQANVAYLRQMLAQQNAWSQLKDRDKNKAKVATN is encoded by the coding sequence ATGCCGATCAAAGCGTTGAACCATAGAGCCAAGCGTCTGATCAGCACAGCCTTCATGGCGGCACTGGCAGCCAGCGTGGCAGGTTGCGGCAGCACCAGCCAGATGACCACCGGCTCCATCTCGCGCTCCGATAGAAGGCCGCTGGAAACGATGTCGGCCGGCGAACTGCACACCGCCACGTCGAGGCTTGGCGAATCCTACGCCCGCAATCCCAATGACAAGCGCATGGCGATGAATTTCGCGGCGGCGCTGCAGATGGACGGCGATGCCGATCAGTCGCTCGCCGTGATGCGCAAGCTGGCGATCGCCTATCCCAAGGATCGCGAGGTGCTTGCAGCCTATGGCAAGGCTCTCGCCGCCAACGGCCAGTTCGAGCCGGCGCTGGACGCCGTGCGCCGCGCGCAGACGCCCGAATATCCGGACTGGAAGCTGGTGTCGGCGGAAGCCGCGATCCTCGACCAGATGGGCCAGAAGGACGAAGCGCGTCAGGACTACCGCAAGGCGCTGGAACTCAAACCGAACGAGCCTTCGGTGCTGTCCAATCTCGGCATGTCCTATGTGCTCGAAGGCGACCTGCGAACGGCCGAGACCTATATGCGCTCGGCCGCGCAGCAGCCTAGCGCCGACAGCCGGGTGCGGCAGAACCTTGCACTCGTAGTGGGCCTGCAGGGCCGCTTCGACGAGGCCGAGAAGATCGCCTCGCAGGAATTGTCGCCCGAACAGGCGCAGGCCAACGTCGCCTATCTGCGCCAGATGCTTGCCCAGCAGAATGCCTGGAGCCAGCTGAAGGATCGGGACAAGAACAAGGCGAAAGTCGCCACGAACTGA
- a CDS encoding type II secretion system F family protein — protein MTEQVVKTLTDPSFLIAMLVGIAVFATVFTLMPAFGGTSLKSRMKSVALERDKLRAEQRARLASEADRRRKGLREEQSIGMRNIVDRLDLKRALADENTIQKLKVAGFRGQNPLTRFLFFRLVLPFVGFALAAVYLFVLGGLPQQPAFIKLFVCVVVAYGGFYAPILYVNNRATKRKQSIQLAWPDALDLMLICVESGMSVEAALRRVADEIGAQSVPLAEEFVLTNAELSYLQDRKIAYENLASRTGLESVKSVSQALVQAERYGTPVAHALRVLASESRDMRMNAAEKKAAALPPKLTVPMILFFLPVLFAIILGPAGIQVSQRGIFGDQHSSSSK, from the coding sequence GTGACAGAACAGGTCGTCAAAACACTCACCGATCCTTCCTTTCTGATCGCGATGCTGGTCGGCATCGCCGTGTTCGCGACCGTGTTCACCCTCATGCCGGCGTTCGGTGGCACGTCGCTCAAATCGCGCATGAAGTCCGTGGCGCTCGAACGAGACAAATTGCGCGCCGAGCAGCGCGCGCGGCTGGCCAGCGAGGCTGACCGCCGGCGCAAGGGCCTGCGCGAGGAACAGTCCATCGGCATGCGCAACATCGTCGACCGCCTGGATCTGAAGCGCGCGCTTGCCGATGAAAACACGATCCAGAAGCTCAAGGTCGCGGGCTTCCGCGGCCAGAACCCGCTGACGCGCTTCCTCTTCTTCCGCCTCGTCCTGCCATTCGTGGGCTTTGCGCTGGCGGCAGTCTACCTGTTCGTGCTCGGCGGCCTGCCGCAGCAGCCGGCTTTCATCAAGCTGTTCGTCTGTGTCGTCGTCGCCTATGGCGGCTTCTACGCGCCCATCCTCTATGTCAACAACCGCGCGACCAAGCGCAAGCAATCGATCCAACTGGCGTGGCCGGACGCGCTCGACCTGATGCTGATCTGCGTGGAATCCGGCATGTCGGTGGAAGCGGCCCTGCGCAGGGTCGCCGACGAAATCGGCGCGCAGTCGGTCCCGCTTGCCGAGGAATTCGTGCTCACCAATGCCGAATTGTCCTATCTGCAGGATCGCAAGATCGCTTATGAGAACCTGGCAAGCCGCACCGGCCTGGAATCGGTCAAGTCGGTGTCGCAGGCCCTGGTCCAGGCCGAACGCTACGGCACGCCGGTGGCGCATGCGCTGCGCGTGCTCGCCTCGGAAAGCCGCGACATGCGCATGAACGCGGCCGAGAAGAAAGCCGCCGCGCTGCCGCCGAAGCTCACCGTGCCGATGATCCTGTTCTTCCTGCCGGTTCTGTTCGCCATCATTCTTGGCCCGGCCGGCATCCAGGTCAGCCAGCGCGGCATCTTCGGCGACCAGCACAGCTCCTCGAGCAAGTAA
- a CDS encoding type II secretion system F family protein, producing the protein MFGIDTTVLAFIVLAGFSAGAVAYAFLFTRIDNEKQAGKRLQTIKTAETDRSVVKATRDRAAEAVKRRKSLQDSLKQLDEKQKTNDRNLKKPPLKVQIRQAGMQVPIERFYIYSVVCSIILTALLFFVGAPLWALPGALLVGGLGLPRWFVSFRRTRRVKAFLEEFPNALDIIVRAVKSGLPLNDAIRLIANESPEPVRSEFRRIVDSQQMGMSVPDAAMRMSETMPCSEAGFFGIVIQIQSQAGGNLSEALGNLSRVLRDRKKMKAKVQALSMEAKASAVIIGALPFVVAFLVYLSSPNYIMPLFTTNVGNLILGCAGVWMSIGILVMRKMMNFEV; encoded by the coding sequence ATGTTCGGAATTGACACCACCGTCCTGGCGTTCATCGTGCTCGCCGGCTTCAGCGCCGGCGCGGTGGCTTATGCTTTCCTGTTCACGCGCATCGACAACGAGAAGCAGGCGGGCAAGCGGCTTCAAACCATCAAGACAGCCGAAACCGACAGGTCGGTGGTGAAGGCCACGCGCGATCGCGCCGCGGAGGCGGTCAAGCGCCGCAAAAGTCTCCAGGACTCGCTCAAGCAGCTCGACGAGAAACAGAAGACCAACGATAGAAACCTCAAGAAACCGCCGCTGAAGGTTCAGATCCGCCAGGCCGGCATGCAGGTGCCGATCGAGCGCTTCTACATATACTCCGTCGTCTGCAGCATCATCCTGACGGCCCTTCTCTTTTTCGTCGGCGCGCCTCTGTGGGCCCTGCCCGGCGCCCTGCTGGTGGGCGGGCTCGGTCTGCCGCGCTGGTTCGTTTCGTTTCGCCGCACACGTCGCGTCAAGGCCTTCCTGGAAGAGTTTCCGAACGCGCTCGACATCATCGTGCGCGCGGTCAAGTCCGGTCTGCCGCTCAACGACGCGATCCGCCTGATCGCCAATGAATCGCCCGAACCGGTCCGGTCGGAGTTCCGCCGCATCGTCGATTCCCAGCAGATGGGCATGTCGGTCCCCGACGCCGCCATGCGCATGTCCGAGACCATGCCGTGCAGCGAGGCCGGCTTCTTCGGGATCGTCATCCAGATCCAGTCGCAGGCCGGCGGCAACCTGTCCGAGGCGCTAGGCAACCTTTCGCGCGTCCTGCGCGACCGCAAGAAGATGAAGGCCAAGGTCCAGGCGCTGTCGATGGAAGCCAAGGCATCCGCCGTCATCATCGGCGCCCTGCCTTTTGTCGTCGCCTTTCTCGTCTATCTGTCGAGCCCGAATTATATCATGCCGCTGTTCACCACCAATGTCGGCAACCTGATCCTCGGCTGTGCGGGCGTCTGGATGTCGATCGGCATCCTGGTGATGCGCAAGATGATGAATTTCGAAGTGTAG
- a CDS encoding CpaF family protein, protein MFGKRSKDDGNRVTPEFRPPASAPAAPASTGTMTAERPAVPASTAPAAPPARRPVEAPPMAPEPPRRIQRERSETYYDTKSQVFSALIDTIDLSQLAKLDPESAREEIRDIVNDIIAIKNFAMSISEQEELLEDICNDVLGYGPLEPLLARDDIADIMVNGSKNVYIEVNGRVEQTGVRFRDNQQLLNICQRIVSQVGRRVDESSPICDARLPDGSRVNVIAPPLSIDGTALTIRKFKKDKLTLDQLVKFGAISPQGAEILKIIGRVRCNVVISGGTGSGKTTLLNCLTNYIDREERVITCEDSAELQLQQPHVVRLETRPPNLEGEGEVTMRDLVKNCLRMRPERIIVGEVRGPEVFDLLQAMNTGHDGSMGTIHSNSPRECLNRIESMIAMGGYSLPQRTVREIVVGSIDVIIQAARLRDGSRRITHITEVVGMEGDVIITQDLVLYNIKGEDSSGRLVGEHVSTGIGRPHFWDRARYYGEEQRLANALEAMEKRAD, encoded by the coding sequence ATGTTTGGTAAGAGAAGCAAAGACGACGGCAACCGGGTGACGCCCGAATTCCGTCCGCCGGCGTCGGCTCCCGCCGCTCCCGCTTCGACGGGAACGATGACGGCCGAGCGGCCGGCCGTGCCGGCGTCCACCGCGCCGGCTGCGCCGCCGGCTCGCCGTCCCGTGGAGGCGCCGCCGATGGCGCCCGAGCCGCCAAGAAGGATCCAGCGCGAGCGCTCAGAGACTTACTACGACACCAAGAGCCAGGTGTTCTCCGCGCTCATCGACACGATCGATCTGTCGCAGCTCGCCAAGCTCGATCCCGAAAGCGCGCGCGAGGAAATCCGCGACATCGTCAACGATATTATCGCGATCAAGAACTTCGCGATGTCGATCTCCGAGCAGGAGGAGCTGCTTGAAGATATCTGCAACGACGTTCTGGGCTATGGACCGCTGGAGCCGCTGCTCGCCCGCGACGACATAGCCGACATCATGGTCAACGGCTCCAAGAACGTCTACATCGAAGTCAACGGCAGGGTCGAACAGACCGGCGTCCGCTTCCGCGACAACCAGCAGCTGCTCAACATCTGCCAGCGTATCGTCAGCCAGGTCGGCCGTCGTGTCGATGAATCGAGCCCAATCTGCGACGCGCGCCTGCCCGACGGCTCGCGCGTCAACGTCATCGCGCCGCCGCTCTCCATCGACGGCACCGCGCTCACCATCCGCAAGTTCAAGAAGGACAAGCTGACGCTGGACCAGCTGGTCAAGTTTGGCGCCATCTCGCCGCAAGGCGCGGAAATCCTCAAGATCATAGGCCGTGTCCGCTGCAATGTCGTCATCTCGGGCGGCACCGGCTCCGGCAAGACGACGCTGCTCAACTGCCTGACCAACTATATCGACCGCGAGGAGCGGGTCATCACCTGCGAGGACTCGGCCGAACTGCAGCTGCAGCAGCCGCATGTGGTGCGTCTCGAAACCCGGCCGCCCAATCTCGAGGGCGAGGGCGAGGTGACCATGCGCGATCTCGTCAAGAACTGCCTGCGTATGCGGCCCGAGCGCATCATCGTCGGCGAAGTGCGCGGACCGGAAGTGTTCGACCTTCTGCAGGCGATGAACACCGGTCACGACGGCTCGATGGGAACGATCCACTCGAACAGCCCCCGCGAATGCCTCAACCGTATCGAATCGATGATCGCCATGGGCGGCTATTCGCTGCCGCAGCGCACCGTGCGCGAGATCGTCGTCGGCTCGATCGACGTGATCATCCAGGCCGCTCGCCTGCGCGACGGTTCGCGCCGCATCACCCACATCACCGAGGTGGTCGGCATGGAAGGCGACGTCATCATCACCCAGGATCTCGTCCTCTATAACATCAAGGGCGAGGACTCGAGCGGCCGGCTGGTTGGCGAGCATGTGTCGACGGGCATCGGCCGCCCGCATTTCTGGGATCGCGCCCGCTATTATGGCGAGGAGCAGCGCCTCGCCAATGCGCTCGAGGCGATGGAGAAACGCGCTGACTGA
- a CDS encoding CpaE family protein produces MSNLAYDTPAETGDLSQQDIAAMQALRPVPRISIQAFCETEGVASPVERAAEDRRMAKAHLKVHMGGVPTAIEFYQSAPTPNLILLESRSEPKQLLEQLGQLAEYCDPSSKVVVIGHYNDVGLYRELIRSGISEYVVAPVSMSDIVSVVSSIFVDPESEPIGRSIAFIGAKGGVGSSTIAHNAAWAMSSLFKSEVVIADLDLAFGTANINFDQDPAQGIAEAVFSPERVDEVYLDRLLAQCAEHLSLLAAPSTLERVYDFDAEAFSQIIETAQRSAPLLVLDIPHIWSGWTKSTLIKADEIVITATPELANLRNTKNLVDMLKRLRPNDPPPKLIINQAGVPKRPEIAPSDFAEPLGITPMAVINFEPLLFGNAANNGRMLTEMDAKNPVVATINEIAHVLTGRSEIKTKKKAGLGSILGKLSRNRK; encoded by the coding sequence ATGAGCAATCTTGCCTACGACACGCCCGCGGAAACCGGCGACCTTTCGCAGCAGGACATCGCCGCCATGCAGGCGCTGCGCCCCGTGCCGCGCATTTCGATCCAGGCTTTCTGCGAGACCGAAGGCGTCGCCAGCCCCGTGGAGCGCGCCGCCGAGGATCGCCGTATGGCCAAGGCCCATCTCAAGGTCCATATGGGCGGCGTTCCGACCGCGATCGAGTTCTATCAGTCCGCGCCGACACCGAACCTGATCCTGCTGGAATCGCGCAGCGAGCCGAAGCAACTGCTCGAACAACTCGGCCAGCTCGCGGAGTATTGCGATCCGTCGTCCAAGGTCGTGGTCATCGGCCACTACAACGATGTCGGGCTCTACCGCGAGCTCATCCGTTCAGGCATTTCCGAATATGTCGTCGCGCCGGTCTCAATGTCCGACATCGTCAGCGTCGTGTCGTCGATCTTCGTCGATCCGGAATCGGAGCCGATAGGCCGCTCAATCGCCTTCATCGGCGCCAAGGGCGGCGTCGGCTCATCGACCATTGCCCACAATGCGGCCTGGGCGATGTCGTCGCTGTTCAAATCCGAAGTCGTCATCGCTGACCTCGACCTCGCCTTCGGCACCGCCAACATCAACTTCGATCAGGATCCGGCTCAGGGCATCGCAGAGGCCGTGTTTTCGCCTGAGCGGGTCGACGAGGTCTATCTCGACCGCCTGCTCGCGCAATGCGCCGAGCATCTGTCGCTGCTTGCGGCCCCCTCCACGCTCGAACGCGTCTATGATTTCGACGCCGAGGCCTTCTCGCAGATCATCGAGACGGCGCAACGCAGCGCGCCCCTGCTGGTTCTCGATATCCCTCACATCTGGAGCGGGTGGACGAAGAGCACGCTGATCAAGGCCGACGAGATCGTCATCACCGCCACGCCCGAGCTCGCAAATCTTCGCAACACCAAGAACTTGGTGGACATGCTGAAGCGGCTGCGCCCGAACGATCCGCCGCCGAAGCTGATCATCAACCAGGCAGGTGTGCCGAAACGGCCGGAGATAGCGCCTTCCGATTTCGCCGAGCCGCTTGGCATCACGCCCATGGCGGTGATCAATTTCGAACCGCTGCTGTTCGGCAATGCCGCCAACAACGGCCGCATGCTGACCGAGATGGACGCTAAGAACCCGGTCGTCGCGACCATCAACGAGATAGCGCATGTGCTGACCGGACGTAGCGAAATCAAGACAAAGAAGAAGGCGGGCCTGGGTTCGATCCTCGGCAAGCTCTCGCGCAACAGGAAATGA